One window from the genome of Aeromonas sp. FDAARGOS 1405 encodes:
- the gntU gene encoding gluconate transporter — protein MSDLSLIMTAAGSIVLLLFLVMKARLHAVVALILVSMVAGLAAGMNPADIAATIQKGMGGTLGFVAVVVALGAMFGKVMEVTGALDRVAHTLLGKFGVKRANWAMALTGFVCALPLFFDVAVVLLIGVAFAIVRRGGGSVVKIGIALLAGIATCQAFLIPAPGPILVASQLGADFGYMILFGLIAAIPALILAGPLFGDFISKIVDVPLPADAQNSVHDDSKSLPSFGLAMGLIGLPLLLIGLKTIVGRFVEAGSTLHNWLEFIGHPFTAIMVACLAAFYLLGIRRGMSRDEVMSVCNSAIQPAGVIILVTGAGGVFKQVLVDSGVGAALGNMLADSGLPIVALAFILAAAVRVIQGSATVAMLTACGLVLPMLEPLGLNGAQLAAVTIAIGGGAIVLSHVNDSGFWLANRYLGLTEKQTLQTWTVMETIIGTTGGVMAMIIYSFL, from the coding sequence ATGTCTGACCTCTCCCTGATCATGACAGCCGCCGGCTCGATTGTGCTGCTGCTCTTCCTGGTGATGAAGGCCCGGCTCCACGCCGTGGTAGCCCTGATCTTGGTCTCCATGGTGGCGGGTCTCGCCGCTGGCATGAACCCGGCCGATATCGCCGCCACCATCCAGAAAGGGATGGGTGGCACCCTCGGTTTCGTCGCGGTAGTGGTGGCGCTGGGCGCCATGTTCGGCAAGGTGATGGAAGTGACCGGTGCCCTCGACCGGGTGGCCCACACCCTGCTCGGCAAGTTCGGCGTCAAGCGCGCCAACTGGGCCATGGCACTGACCGGCTTTGTCTGCGCCCTGCCGCTCTTCTTTGACGTGGCCGTGGTGCTGCTGATCGGCGTCGCCTTCGCCATCGTCCGTCGTGGCGGCGGCAGCGTAGTGAAGATCGGTATCGCCCTGCTGGCGGGTATCGCCACCTGTCAGGCGTTCCTTATTCCGGCGCCGGGCCCGATCCTGGTCGCTTCCCAGCTGGGTGCCGACTTCGGCTACATGATCCTGTTCGGCCTGATCGCCGCCATACCGGCGCTGATCCTGGCGGGCCCGCTGTTCGGTGACTTCATCAGCAAGATCGTCGATGTACCGCTGCCTGCCGATGCCCAGAACAGTGTCCACGATGACAGCAAATCCCTGCCCTCCTTTGGGCTGGCCATGGGCCTCATCGGTCTGCCGCTGCTGCTGATCGGCCTCAAGACCATCGTCGGTCGTTTCGTCGAGGCGGGCTCCACCCTGCACAACTGGCTGGAGTTCATCGGTCACCCCTTCACCGCCATCATGGTCGCCTGTCTGGCCGCCTTCTATCTGCTGGGCATTCGCCGCGGCATGTCCCGTGACGAGGTGATGAGCGTCTGCAACAGCGCCATCCAGCCGGCGGGCGTCATCATTCTGGTGACCGGTGCCGGTGGCGTGTTCAAGCAGGTGCTGGTTGATTCCGGTGTGGGTGCCGCCCTTGGCAACATGCTGGCCGATTCCGGTCTGCCCATCGTCGCGCTGGCCTTCATTCTGGCCGCTGCGGTACGGGTGATTCAGGGCTCTGCCACCGTCGCCATGCTGACCGCCTGTGGTCTGGTGCTGCCGATGCTGGAGCCGCTCGGCCTGAACGGTGCCCAGCTGGCGGCCGTCACCATCGCCATCGGCGGCGGTGCCATCGTGCTCTCCCACGTCAACGACTCCGGTTTCTGGCTGGCCAACCGCTACCTCGGCCTCACCGAGAAGCAGACCCTGCAGACCTGGACCGTGATGGAAACCATCATCGGCACCACCGGCGGCGTGATGGCGATGATCATCTACAGCTTCCTCTGA
- a CDS encoding AraC family transcriptional regulator gives MSFLHRSCPQGHFTPRHCHPQAQYCYMHEGGGVITGGAASELLVAGQLCFIPAGWEHEFRVLRHSRLSLIYTDSSASAPFGLRQVTPLLAGLFDRLSDLEEGAEQEAYLTVIGHELVRAVSQAAQPALAANLDPRLLRVLERFCQAPSINTMLAELAMDCGASLRTLNRLFLQQLGCTFRQWREQVVMGRARQLQYQGFTSVQIADLLGYEDPAAFSRALQRFARRGSAS, from the coding sequence ATGTCCTTTCTCCATCGCTCCTGCCCGCAAGGGCACTTCACTCCGCGGCACTGCCATCCGCAGGCCCAGTATTGCTACATGCACGAAGGTGGCGGTGTTATCACCGGCGGTGCTGCCAGCGAGCTGCTGGTTGCCGGCCAGCTCTGCTTTATTCCGGCGGGCTGGGAGCACGAGTTTCGCGTGCTGCGCCACTCTCGCCTGTCGCTTATCTATACCGATTCGTCCGCATCAGCCCCTTTTGGTCTGCGGCAGGTAACGCCGCTGCTGGCCGGGCTCTTTGACCGCCTGAGCGATCTGGAGGAGGGGGCCGAGCAGGAGGCCTATCTGACAGTGATTGGCCACGAGTTGGTGCGAGCTGTTTCGCAAGCAGCCCAGCCTGCGCTGGCGGCCAACCTCGACCCGCGCCTGCTGCGGGTGCTGGAGCGTTTCTGTCAGGCACCCTCCATCAACACCATGCTTGCCGAGCTGGCCATGGATTGCGGCGCTTCGCTGCGCACCCTCAACCGGCTTTTCCTCCAGCAGCTGGGTTGTACCTTCCGCCAGTGGCGAGAGCAGGTGGTGATGGGGCGGGCCCGTCAGTTGCAGTATCAGGGGTTCACATCGGTGCAGATTGCCGACCTGCTTGGTTACGAAGATCCCGCCGCCTTCTCCCGCGCGCTCCAGCGCTTCGCCCGGCGTGGCTCAGCGTCGTGA
- the edd gene encoding phosphogluconate dehydratase, which translates to MIHQVISDVTARIRERSIARRQAFLARIQRQAEQGKTRAALACGNLAHAVAACSSDEKGRILDMTRANVGIVTAYNDMLSAHQPYQGYPDQIKAVLAELGHSAQVAGGVPAMCDGVTQGQPGMDMSLFSRDLIAQATALSLSHNTFDATLLLGICDKIAPGQIMGALSHAHLPTAFVPAGPMASGISNDEKVKVRQKYAAGEVGRDALLEMECGAYHAAGTCTFYGTANTNQLVFEAMGLMLPGSAFVHPHSELRRALTAEAARRISAMIPGSPAYRPLSEVLDERSLVNGLVALLASGGSTNHSIHMVALARAAGLVLTWDDISDLSDVVPLLVRMYPNGPADVNAFEQAGGVPGLMRRLAQEGLIHMDATPVFGEMQDYLSRPALVDGQLVWQPVGESGDASVLSPSGSVFQATGGTKLLAGNLGRAVVKVSAVAPEYRVIEAPARVFSSQHAVEAAYKAGDLNQDAVIVVRHNGPAANGMPELHKLMPVLGNLQKAGYKVALVTDGRLSGASGKIPAAIHVTPEALHGGAIGLLADGDLLRVDAVNGSLDCLTDLSGRTQAEIDLTPEQEGWGRELFSVMRRAVSSAECGATIFD; encoded by the coding sequence ATGATTCATCAGGTAATTTCCGACGTCACCGCCCGCATCCGCGAGCGCAGTATCGCCCGTCGTCAGGCATTTCTGGCCCGCATCCAGCGTCAGGCAGAGCAGGGCAAGACCCGCGCCGCGCTGGCCTGCGGCAACCTGGCCCACGCCGTGGCCGCCTGCAGCAGTGACGAGAAGGGTCGCATTCTCGATATGACCCGCGCTAACGTCGGCATCGTCACCGCCTACAACGATATGTTGAGCGCACACCAGCCCTATCAGGGCTATCCGGATCAGATCAAGGCGGTACTGGCCGAGCTGGGCCACAGCGCCCAGGTCGCCGGCGGCGTGCCCGCCATGTGCGATGGCGTGACCCAGGGTCAGCCGGGAATGGACATGTCCCTCTTCTCCCGCGACCTAATCGCCCAGGCGACCGCGCTGTCGCTCTCTCACAACACCTTCGACGCCACCCTGCTGCTCGGCATTTGTGACAAGATCGCTCCGGGTCAGATCATGGGGGCCCTCTCCCACGCTCACCTGCCGACGGCATTTGTTCCTGCCGGCCCCATGGCGAGCGGCATCAGCAACGACGAGAAGGTGAAGGTGCGTCAGAAGTACGCCGCCGGTGAAGTGGGTCGCGATGCCCTGCTGGAGATGGAGTGCGGCGCCTACCACGCAGCAGGCACCTGCACCTTCTACGGCACCGCCAACACCAACCAGCTGGTGTTCGAGGCCATGGGCCTGATGCTGCCGGGCTCCGCCTTTGTGCACCCGCATAGCGAGCTGCGCCGCGCCCTGACCGCCGAAGCGGCCCGTCGTATCAGCGCCATGATCCCGGGTTCCCCGGCCTATCGCCCGTTGAGCGAGGTGCTGGATGAGCGCTCGCTGGTCAACGGTCTGGTGGCCCTGCTCGCCTCCGGCGGCAGCACCAACCACAGCATCCATATGGTGGCACTGGCCCGCGCGGCCGGTCTGGTACTGACCTGGGATGACATCAGCGATCTCTCCGACGTGGTGCCGCTGCTGGTTCGCATGTACCCGAACGGCCCGGCCGACGTCAACGCCTTCGAACAGGCGGGCGGCGTGCCCGGCCTGATGCGCCGTCTGGCGCAAGAGGGGCTGATCCACATGGATGCCACTCCGGTCTTTGGCGAGATGCAGGATTACCTCAGCCGTCCGGCACTGGTCGATGGCCAGCTGGTATGGCAGCCGGTGGGCGAGAGCGGCGACGCGAGCGTGTTGTCGCCTTCCGGTAGCGTGTTCCAGGCCACCGGCGGCACCAAGCTGCTGGCGGGCAATCTGGGCCGCGCCGTGGTCAAGGTCTCCGCCGTGGCTCCCGAGTATCGGGTGATTGAAGCACCAGCGCGGGTCTTCTCCTCCCAGCATGCGGTGGAAGCGGCCTACAAGGCGGGCGATCTCAATCAGGATGCCGTTATCGTGGTGCGCCACAATGGCCCGGCCGCCAACGGTATGCCGGAGCTGCACAAGCTGATGCCGGTGCTCGGCAACCTGCAGAAGGCGGGTTACAAGGTGGCGCTGGTCACCGATGGCCGTCTCTCCGGTGCCTCCGGCAAGATCCCGGCCGCCATCCACGTCACCCCGGAAGCGCTGCACGGCGGGGCCATCGGCCTGCTGGCCGACGGCGACCTGCTGCGGGTTGATGCGGTAAACGGCAGCCTCGACTGCCTGACCGATTTGAGTGGCCGTACCCAGGCCGAGATTGACCTCACTCCGGAACAAGAGGGGTGGGGCCGTGAACTGTTCAGCGTGATGCGTCGCGCGGTATCGAGCGCCGAGTGTGGCGCCACCATCTTTGACTAA
- a CDS encoding gluconokinase, producing the protein MAGKCIIVMGVCGSGKSSVGLKVAEALGAKFIDGDDLHPKANIQKMAGGNPLNDEDRAPWLERIRDAAYSLEQKNETGIIVCSALKKKYRDQIREGNESVSFIFLDGSQPLILERMRARKGHFMRESMVQSQFDTLERPDGEAGVFHIDIDGTFEQVVDRAVTALEQAQ; encoded by the coding sequence ATGGCGGGTAAGTGCATTATCGTGATGGGTGTGTGTGGTAGCGGCAAATCCAGCGTGGGTCTGAAAGTGGCCGAAGCGCTGGGCGCCAAGTTCATCGATGGTGATGACCTGCACCCCAAGGCCAACATCCAGAAGATGGCTGGCGGCAACCCCCTCAACGATGAGGATCGTGCCCCCTGGCTGGAGCGGATCCGCGACGCCGCCTACAGTCTCGAGCAGAAGAACGAGACCGGCATCATTGTCTGTTCCGCCCTCAAAAAGAAGTACCGCGACCAGATCCGCGAAGGCAACGAGTCGGTCAGCTTCATTTTCCTCGATGGCAGCCAGCCGCTGATCCTCGAGCGGATGCGTGCCCGCAAGGGCCACTTCATGCGTGAAAGCATGGTACAAAGTCAGTTCGATACTCTGGAGCGCCCGGATGGCGAAGCCGGTGTATTCCACATTGATATAGACGGCACCTTCGAACAGGTGGTTGACCGCGCCGTCACAGCATTGGAGCAAGCCCAATGA
- a CDS encoding bifunctional 4-hydroxy-2-oxoglutarate aldolase/2-dehydro-3-deoxy-phosphogluconate aldolase, which yields MQNWKVTPAEVFAASPLVPVMVINELDQALPMAKALLDGGISVFEITLRTPVALDAIALIAKAMPDAMVGAGTVLNCEQFDAAVAAGARFVISPGMTPALLAHAAKSTAPLIPGVATPSEVMQALEAGYDHLKFFPAEANGGTKALSAIAAPLPQVKFCPTGGIGPKNVADYLALKCVATVGGSWMLPAEAVKNGNWEEVTRLSREAVELVKR from the coding sequence ATGCAGAACTGGAAAGTGACCCCGGCCGAGGTGTTTGCCGCCTCCCCGCTGGTACCCGTGATGGTTATCAACGAGCTGGATCAAGCCCTGCCGATGGCCAAGGCGCTGCTCGACGGCGGCATCTCTGTCTTCGAAATCACCCTGCGCACCCCGGTGGCGCTCGATGCCATCGCCCTCATTGCCAAGGCGATGCCGGATGCCATGGTCGGTGCTGGTACCGTGCTCAACTGCGAGCAGTTTGACGCAGCCGTTGCCGCCGGTGCCCGCTTCGTCATCTCCCCGGGGATGACGCCGGCCCTGCTGGCTCACGCGGCCAAGAGCACCGCGCCGCTGATCCCGGGTGTGGCAACTCCGTCTGAAGTGATGCAGGCGCTGGAAGCGGGCTATGACCACCTGAAGTTCTTCCCGGCCGAAGCGAACGGCGGCACCAAGGCGCTCTCCGCCATTGCCGCGCCGCTGCCCCAGGTGAAGTTCTGCCCGACCGGCGGTATCGGCCCGAAAAACGTGGCCGACTATCTGGCGCTCAAGTGCGTTGCCACCGTCGGCGGCTCCTGGATGCTGCCGGCCGAGGCCGTCAAGAACGGTAACTGGGAAGAGGTGACCCGCCTCTCCCGCGAAGCGGTTGAGTTGGTAAAACGCTAA